AGCCATTCGAAGAAGTCCGAAAGGGTCGACCAGAACGATTCGAACGGAGGGAGCTCGGGGAGCTGATGCGCGAGCATCGCCTCCCATTGTGCAACAATTGCCTCCCGCGCACCTCCTACCGATTCGAGCGTCGGCACCTGAAGGCCCTTGAACTCACACTTCTCGGAAAGCACGCGCAACACATCCCCTGCCCGCTCGCGCGCCTCCGGACGACGGAACAAGTGAACGACATCATAGAGGTCGCGCGCACGGCCCCGATCCCCGAGCGCGCGCGTCTTTTCGGCGAACACCTCGACGTAGGGATAAGCAAGCACGGCCATCCCACTCGCTGGACGGTCGCTGTACTCATGACTGATCGGAAGCCGTTCGGGGGTTTCCACCAGCAGTTCGTCTGCGGTGAGATCGAATTTGACGCGTGGCATCGCACTCGCTGGAAGGCGCAACGGTCCGCGGTAGTACACCCGACCTTCAACCGAAGCGTGGCCCCTCGGATTCGTTCGCACATCGAAGCGCAACCGTTCTTCTGGGATCTCGAGGCCGACTTCGTCGTAAAGCGACGCCGCGATCTCTCGGAAGACACCAGTGAGGTAGCCCGA
The genomic region above belongs to bacterium and contains:
- a CDS encoding nucleotidyl transferase AbiEii/AbiGii toxin family protein, which translates into the protein MIDKEEILERAGILSLEPTVVEKDYVLGWLLHAIGNHRELAEQWVFKGGTCLKKIHFETYRFSEDLDFTLRDEAQLDSGYLTGVFREIAASLYDEVGLEIPEERLRFDVRTNPRGHASVEGRVYYRGPLRLPASAMPRVKFDLTADELLVETPERLPISHEYSDRPASGMAVLAYPYVEVFAEKTRALGDRGRARDLYDVVHLFRRPEARERAGDVLRVLSEKCEFKGLQVPTLESVGGAREAIVAQWEAMLAHQLPELPPFESFWSTLSDFFEWLHTPERVPLPEPYSLADGDVVLRPAIGATVGGLGSHPLQAIRFAAANHLCVDLTYQGSVRRIEPYSLRRTRSGNVLLHAERADTGAHRSYRVDRIQGAVATNQPFVPRWIIELSPSGSSS